CCAATTGGTATGAAATCTATTACGTGGCAGACAGGGAGGGATTCGAACCCTCGGTACCGTTGCCAGTACGTATCCTTAGCAGGGATATGGTTTCAGCCACTCACCCACCTGTCCGTCTATTTCCTAAACGTTGTATCGTTTTTGGATGGGAATTATAATAGTATATCACTTAAAATATACTTAAAATTATTTGCTTTCTAAAAATACTTTTTAATTTACTCATTTAAAGGAAATAGCCATAAGTAGGACTAAGTAAGTACTTAATACCTACTTAAAATTTATATTTTTTCTAGAATTCTTTCTACAATTAGTTTTGCATTGTTTGCTTTATATATTGGTCTTCCCACCACAATATAATCAACAAAGTTTTCTTTTGCAAACGTTATATCAGCTACTCTTTTTTGATCGCCCGCATCTTCTCCAAAAGGTCTGATGCCAGGACATAAAGTAATAAAAGTAGAAGAAGTATGATTTTTGATATCTTTGCTTTCATAAGCAGAGCAGACAACACCATCAACACCTGCTTCGTAAGTATCACGTGCTAGTTTAATAGCTTTTGAACTTATATCTTCATTGTATATCTCTTTAAAAGCTTCATTTGAAAAAGAAGTAAGTGCCGTAACACTAATAACAAGAGGTTTATTAGGAATGTTTTTAATTCGCTCCATAACGCCTTGCATTGCTTCTTTACCAGCACTGGCATGAAGATTAAACATATCAACTAAACCAAGTGAAGCAATCTCTTGCGCTGCATCTGCCATAGTATTAGGAATATCATAAAGTTTAAGATCTAAAAATATTTTAAAAGAAGGATTAATTTTTTTTAATTCTTGTAAAAAATCTTTTCCATCTCTTATAAATGTTCGAAAACCGACTTTTAACCAAAGCTCTTTATCTTTTAAACTTTGTGCCAAAGCCAAGTTTTCTTTTGCACTTGGCAAATCTAAAGAAACACAAAGTTCCATTTTAAACCTTATTAACGTTATCTAAAAGCCCATTAACAAATTTAGGAGCACTGTCTGATCCTAAACGTTTAGACAATTCAATTGCTTCATTAATAACAATTGCTTTTTCTAATTTTACAAACAATAATTCATATACAGCCAAACGTAAAATTGATTTTTCGACACTTCCAATATCTGAAATG
This Campylobacteraceae bacterium DNA region includes the following protein-coding sequences:
- the pyrF gene encoding orotidine-5'-phosphate decarboxylase, coding for MELCVSLDLPSAKENLALAQSLKDKELWLKVGFRTFIRDGKDFLQELKKINPSFKIFLDLKLYDIPNTMADAAQEIASLGLVDMFNLHASAGKEAMQGVMERIKNIPNKPLVISVTALTSFSNEAFKEIYNEDISSKAIKLARDTYEAGVDGVVCSAYESKDIKNHTSSTFITLCPGIRPFGEDAGDQKRVADITFAKENFVDYIVVGRPIYKANNAKLIVERILEKI